The genomic interval CCCTTCCCGTAGATTCCCTCGACATGAGTGGCCGTTCGATTTTCCGAGCTGAAGCGAAAGGCTCCGGAGTCAATGCGCCCTTCATGGGTAGCGGCATCGAGGGTGAAGGAAGCGGTTTCCGGCACAACGACTTCAACGACCCCTCCCGCCGAATAGAGGCTGTAAACCCCCTGGGGAGCCAGATTCCCGATGAGGATGACGTTGCCATCGGTGCAACTGATGGCATCAATGGATGGTGAGGTGACTCCCTTCAATTCGATATTCCCCGAGGTGGTGAAGGCTTTCACCCGCCCGCGCACATCCTCCACGACGATAGGCCCTCCCATCGTTGACACCTCGATGGCGCACTGAGCCGGCACATCAATGGTGAGATGGACGGCCTCGAGGGGGGCGCGGCCTTTCTTGCGCAAGCGGACGGTTACGGTCTGACCCTCCTGATGAGCGTCAACGATAGCAGACCGAGAGGCCATCTCCGCCAGGACGCGAATCTCCGATCGTCCCCAGGCCCGAACCGTCACACTGCCGTGGAGGGAA from Blastocatellia bacterium carries:
- a CDS encoding DUF4097 family beta strand repeat-containing protein is translated as MNSIVVEAMPMRTSSSAFARSGVLLLGGSLFLCLSVAAAPPQRVERTFRVGENATLTVINSSLHGSVTVRAWGRSEIRVLAEMASRSAIVDAHQEGQTVTVRLRKKGRAPLEAVHLTIDVPAQCAIEVSTMGGPIVVEDVRGRVKAFTTSGNIELKGVTSPSIDAISCTDGNVILIGNLAPQGVYSLYSAGGVVEVVVPETASFTLDAATHEGRIDSGAFRFSSENRTATHVEGIYGKGSSVLKLRTNFGHIRLRKK